A region of Saimiri boliviensis isolate mSaiBol1 chromosome 8, mSaiBol1.pri, whole genome shotgun sequence DNA encodes the following proteins:
- the H1-10 gene encoding histone H1.10, producing the protein MSVELEEALPVTTAEGMAKKVTKAGGSAALSPSKKRKNSKKKNQPGKYSQLVVETIRRLGERNGSSLAKIYAEAKKVPWFDQQNGRTYLKYSIKALVQNDTLLQVKGTGANGSFKLNRKKLEGGGERRGAQAAATAPVPAAHKAKKAAPGAAGSRRSADKKPARGQKPEQRSHKKGATTKKDKGGKAKKTAAAGGKKVKKAAKPNVPKVPKGRK; encoded by the coding sequence ATGTCCGTGGAGCTCGAGGAGGCCCTGCCGGTGACGACCGCCGAGGGGATGGCCAAAAAGGTGACCAAGGCTGGCGGCTCGGCGGCGCTCTCCCCatctaagaaaaggaagaacagcaAGAAGAAGAACCAGCCGGGCAAGTACAGCCAGCTGGTGGTGGAGACCATTCGCAGGCTGGGCGAGCGCAACGGCTCGTCGCTGGCCAAGATCTACGCCGAGGCCAAGAAGGTGCCGTGGTTCGACCAGCAGAACGGGCGCACTTACCTCAAGTACTCCATCAAGGCGCTGGTGCAGAACGACACGCTTCTGCAGGTGAAGGGCACCGGCGCCAACGGCTCATTCAAGCTCAACCGCAAGAAGCTGGAGGGCGGCGGAGAGCGGCGCGGAGCCCAGGCGGCCGCCACCGCCCCAGTGCCTGCCGCGCACAAAGCAAAGAAGGCGGCCCCGGGCGCGGCCGGCTCCCGGCGCAGCGCAGACAAGAAGCCTGCCAGGGGCCAGAAGCCGGAACAGCGCTCGCACAAGAAGGGCGCTACCACCAAGAAGGACAAAGGCGGCAAGGCTAAGAAGACGGCGGCCGCCGGGGGCAAGAAGGTGAAGAAGGCGGCCAAGCCCAACGTCCCCAAAGTGCCCAAGGGCCGCAAGTGA